In Miscanthus floridulus cultivar M001 chromosome 5, ASM1932011v1, whole genome shotgun sequence, one genomic interval encodes:
- the LOC136452594 gene encoding uncharacterized protein, whose protein sequence is MAAAGKGWAERVRRGVKTVWFMVAMLASLLVASAPALVAAGDVAVALWLEVRLGCFRGNGLRGHLQRYRFRNSLADIPLFSVVRSIVITCVYLMSDTSGLSHGPYLGTTTFCSLASLLILLIKASVYSPAQDIGPELSPSLPDHKLNLKKLWGMPVLFLSSLVFALGHVIVAYRTSCRARRKLLIHRIDPESILAYKNAFSGCYKVPRSPTPYSGKLFTRSESETKRKTLIQDDRDLPISFLAESDSMFIPCQGITIHYKVSDPAASLPSSPDSFSERDTHHDVISSSISPRRQRHESPPSASSNTRRLLNRSFSHQYHHTSLYAPLLVEPMASSTLLDDIPLMCLDDGNADGCLNHVGFDLEAGGQGKFAVVLVHGFGGGVFSWRHVSNLLARQLGCTVMAFDRPGWGLTSRPRRKDWEDKNLPNPYEVESQVDLLISFCSEMGLHSVVLVGHDDGGLLALKVAEKLRTYGGDRKFEVKGVVLIGVSLSREVIPAFARILLHTPLRKKHMVRPLLRTEITQVINRRAWYDATKLTTEILNLYKAPLFVEGWDEALHEVGRLSFSTVLPSKRAADLLRSVEELPVLVVAGSEDALVSVKSAQAMASKLVNSRIVTISGCGHLPHEECPKALLSALSPFISTLVPSEDLLQRL, encoded by the exons ATGGCGGCAGCGGGGAAGGGCTGGGCGGAGCGGGTGCGCCGCGGGGTGAAGACCGTTTGGTTCATGGTCGCCATGTTGGCCTCGCTGCTCGTGGCGTCGGCGCCGGCGCTGGTGGCAGCGGGCGACGTGGCAGTGGCGCTCTGGCTCGAGGTGCGGCTCGGCTGCTTCCGCGGCAACGGCCTGCGGGGCCACCTCCAGCGCTACCGTTTCCGGAACTCGCTTGCCGACATACCTCTCTTCTCCGTCGTTCGATCCATCGTCATCACTT GTGTATACCTCATGTCTGATACTTCTGGCCTCTCTCATGGTCCTTACCTTGGAACAACAACTTTCTGTTCCTTGGCTTCTCTGCTCATCTTGTTAATTAAGGCATCTGTTTATAGTCCGGCGCAGGACATTGGGCCTGAGCTCTCGCCATCATTACCAGATCACAAGCTCAATCTCAAGAAGCTATGGGGAATGCCTGTACTTTTCCTGTCTTCCTTGGTGTTTGCTCTTGGCCATGTTATTGTTGCTTACAGAACAAGCTGCAGGGCTCGACGGAAGCTTCTCATTCACCGCATTGACCCTGAATCG ATTTTAGCATACAAGAATGCCTTTTCTGGATGCTACAAGGTTCCACGGTCTCCTACACCGTACAGTGGAAAGCTTTTTACAAGGAGTGAAAGTGAGACAAAGAGGAAAACACTTATCCAGGACGATCGTGATTTGCCAATCAGTTTTCTTGCAGAAAGTGATAGCATGTTCATACCTTGCCAGGGGATCACTATACACTACAAAGTTTCCGATCCAGCAGCCAGCCTACCTTCATCCCCTGACTCCTTTTCAGAGAGAGATACTCATCACGATGTAATTTCATCAAGCATTTCTCCTAGAAGACAAAGACATGAGAGTCCACCATCTGCTTCCTCTAATACCCGCCGCCTACTGAATAGGAGCTTTAGCCATCAATATCATCATACTTCGCTATATGCACCACTATTGGTAGAACcaatggcatcttcaactttGTTGGATGATATCCCTCTGATGTGTCTTGATGATGGCAATGCTGATGGATGTTTGAATCATGTGGGCTTTGACCTTGAGGCTGGAGGGCAGGGTAAATTCGCTGTAGTTTTGGTGCATGGATTTGGAGGGGGAGTATTCTCGTGGAGACATGTTTCCAATTTGCTAGCTCGACAATTGGGCTGCACTGTGATGGCCTTTGATCGCCCAGGATGGGGATTAACATCTCGACCTCGCAGAAAGGACTGGGAAGATAAGAACTTACCGAATCCATACGAGGTGGAGTCTCAG GTTGATCTTCTTATTTCATTTTGCTCAGAGATGGGTTTGCATTCTGTGGTTTTAGTTGGTCATGATGATGGGGGTTTGCTTGCCTTGAAAGTTGCGGAGAAGTTGCGAACTTATGGAGGTGATAGAAAG TTTGAAGTGAAGGGAGTAGTTCTTATTGGTGTAAGCTTATCAAGAGAAGTCATTCCTGCATTTGCTCGTATACTCCTGCATACACCTCTGAGGAAAAAGCACATGGTTCGGCCACTTCTACGTACTGaaatcactcaggtcatcaatcGGCGGGCATGGTATGATGCCACAAAGTTGACAACAGAAATTCTTAACCTATACAAG GCTCCGCTATTTGTTGAGGGCTGGGATGAAGCACTTCATGAAGTAGGCCGGCTTTCGTTTTCTACTGTCCTACCATCAAAAAGAGCAGCAGATTTACTAAGATCAGTGGAAGAGCTTCCGGTTCTGGTGGTAGCGGGCTCCGAGGATGCTCTTGTTTCTGTGAAGTCGGCACAAGCCATGGCTTCGAAACTTGTAAATTCT AGGATAGTAACTATATCGGGGTGTGGACATCTGCCGCATGAGGAGTGCCCCAAGGCGTTGCTCTCGGCTCTTTCTCCTTTCATCTCTACATTGGTACCCTCAGAAGATTTGTTGCAAAGACTGTAG